From Thermogladius calderae 1633, a single genomic window includes:
- the rfbC gene encoding dTDP-4-dehydrorhamnose 3,5-epimerase, producing MPVKSVERLGIPDVVLVRLEVFPDNRGFFAELFKGSDFASSGLPAGFAQVNLSYSRRGVVRGLHYQVEPMEQGKLVYVVKGRVYDVAVDIRIGSPWLGRHVGVVLEPGLALWVPPGFAHGFQALEDTLLLYLVTKEYSPRHERCIKWDDPELAIDWPIREGVILSEKDKKCPGFREAEKFGFPGKS from the coding sequence ATGCCCGTTAAGTCTGTCGAGAGGCTTGGTATACCCGACGTAGTGCTAGTAAGGCTAGAGGTCTTCCCTGACAACAGGGGCTTCTTCGCAGAGCTCTTCAAGGGGAGCGACTTCGCCTCAAGCGGCCTCCCCGCGGGCTTCGCCCAGGTTAACCTGAGCTACTCCAGGAGGGGCGTGGTGAGGGGGTTGCACTACCAGGTCGAGCCAATGGAGCAGGGGAAGCTGGTTTACGTTGTCAAGGGGAGGGTCTACGACGTGGCGGTGGACATAAGAATCGGGTCGCCCTGGCTCGGCAGGCACGTAGGGGTCGTCCTGGAGCCGGGCCTAGCCCTCTGGGTGCCACCGGGCTTCGCCCACGGCTTTCAGGCCCTGGAGGACACGCTCCTCCTCTACCTGGTCACCAAGGAGTACAGCCCCCGGCACGAGAGGTGTATAAAGTGGGACGACCCCGAGCTCGCCATAGACTGGCCGATAAGAGAGGGCGTCATACTAAGCGAGAAGGACAAGAAGTGCCCCGGGTTCAGGGAGGCCGAGAAGTTCGGGTTCCCCGGGAAAAGCTAG
- the rfbD gene encoding dTDP-4-dehydrorhamnose reductase, protein MLVTGGTGLLGWSLVNRLVERGFEVYATYHATRPPVAEGVKWVWVDFDDPHEARPLVESLRPEVVVHAAAYTDVDGCEANKLLALNVNYVSTRELATACRGVCKYFVYISTDYVFDGEKGLYREGDPPNPLNYYGLTKLMGEIAVAANLEYYLVLRTSGLYGCSPGGKRGFALDALGKLSRGQVVEAFVDQFLSPTYAPDLADAITRLLEGRPRGFLHVAGERVSRYEFAVELARVLGVSEDLVKPTSIASAVLRARRPRDSSLDSSLARSMGVGVRPLREALRAFAGECVDYAR, encoded by the coding sequence GTGCTTGTCACGGGAGGCACGGGGCTACTGGGCTGGAGCCTGGTTAATAGGCTTGTCGAGAGGGGGTTCGAGGTCTACGCCACCTACCACGCTACTCGGCCGCCCGTGGCGGAGGGGGTGAAGTGGGTGTGGGTGGACTTCGACGACCCCCACGAGGCCAGGCCTCTCGTGGAGTCCCTGAGACCCGAGGTCGTAGTGCACGCGGCGGCCTACACGGACGTGGACGGTTGCGAGGCGAACAAGCTCCTAGCCTTAAACGTGAACTACGTCTCCACCAGGGAGCTCGCGACCGCCTGCCGGGGGGTCTGTAAGTACTTCGTCTACATTTCGACAGACTACGTCTTCGACGGGGAGAAGGGGCTGTACAGGGAGGGAGACCCACCTAACCCCCTGAACTACTACGGGCTGACGAAGCTGATGGGGGAGATAGCCGTGGCGGCCAATCTAGAGTACTACCTCGTCCTGAGGACGAGCGGTCTCTACGGGTGTAGCCCGGGCGGGAAGAGGGGGTTCGCCCTAGACGCGCTGGGCAAGCTGAGCCGGGGCCAGGTCGTGGAGGCTTTCGTAGACCAGTTCCTCTCCCCCACCTACGCACCAGACCTGGCCGACGCCATAACCAGGCTCCTGGAGGGTAGGCCGAGGGGCTTCCTGCACGTGGCCGGTGAGAGGGTCTCGAGGTACGAGTTCGCGGTTGAGCTCGCGAGGGTGTTGGGCGTGAGCGAGGACCTCGTGAAGCCGACTAGTATAGCCAGCGCGGTGCTCAGGGCTAGGAGGCCGAGGGACTCGAGCCTGGACTCCTCCCTCGCGAGGAGTATGGGCGTGGGTGTCAGGCCTCTACGGGAGGCGTTGAGGGCCTTCGCGGGGGAGTGCGTAGATTATGCCCGTTAA